One Lentibacillus cibarius DNA window includes the following coding sequences:
- a CDS encoding transposase, with translation MVYPSFNHIQGKMGSRWSNFVRNTGSENLLLVAIDAAKYTHKAMICTFYGDILVRPYEFDASSTGIAKVKQFVQAEKQRHHMKEVVVGVETTGHYYEDLVWAVTSRNISNDCS, from the coding sequence ATGGTATATCCGTCATTTAATCATATTCAAGGGAAAATGGGAAGTCGTTGGTCAAATTTTGTTAGAAATACTGGATCTGAAAATTTATTGCTTGTCGCAATAGATGCGGCGAAATATACACATAAAGCGATGATTTGTACATTTTATGGGGATATATTAGTCAGACCGTATGAATTTGATGCGTCAAGTACTGGGATTGCTAAAGTGAAACAGTTTGTCCAAGCAGAGAAACAGCGTCATCATATGAAAGAGGTTGTCGTAGGGGTTGAAACAACGGGGCATTATTACGAGGATCTTGTGTGGGCTGTCACTTCCCGGAATATATCGAACGATTGTTCTTGA
- the istA gene encoding IS21 family transposase has protein sequence MDKFRVYTDIRQLYQQGFKVAQIARKLGISRTTVYDYLNREPEEMSIWVAGTKERSKKLDPYENEIFSWLKKHPDLSAAQIQDWLLEKHGNMDVAASTVRNYVSQLRGRYHIPKVLHVRDYEAIPDPPMGQQAQVDFGETKQQTTKGEEKKLYFICLVLSNSRYKTVMWWDRPFTTKDVIQAHETFFEQLDGMPEEIVYDQDRVILVDENAGDLIFTADFQKYREERGFRVYMCKKADPESKGRVENVVGFVKNGFAKHRVFDNIDKWNETCQEWLDRTGNGKIHNTTKKKPDTVFQIEKKHLRPVIPKANILKKDDFSITVTVRKDNTILYDGNRYSVPLGTYQHGESNQVHLLNKGEILTVIDGNGEIIAEHKIDNRKGELIQASNHRRDRSKDIEAYIQSLASRFENPNRATTYLGEIRKCYPRHARDQLQVIAKCTKNSDSQRMEQALIMCVDNRLYSGNDFRDVLNHLHQEESESTDQAMENDVSSPVHKSYENCQPTTRALTDYISILEGGSST, from the coding sequence GTGGACAAGTTCAGAGTGTACACGGACATACGGCAGCTTTACCAGCAGGGGTTTAAAGTTGCTCAGATCGCCAGAAAGCTTGGCATCTCACGAACAACTGTTTATGATTATCTGAATCGGGAGCCTGAGGAAATGTCTATTTGGGTTGCCGGCACAAAGGAACGCTCTAAAAAGCTTGATCCTTATGAAAATGAGATCTTTTCCTGGTTGAAAAAGCACCCCGACCTTTCGGCCGCGCAGATACAAGATTGGCTCTTAGAGAAACACGGAAATATGGATGTTGCGGCCAGTACCGTTCGCAATTATGTCAGCCAATTACGAGGGCGGTATCATATTCCTAAAGTATTACATGTGCGAGACTACGAGGCCATTCCCGATCCCCCCATGGGGCAACAGGCACAGGTTGATTTTGGTGAGACAAAACAACAGACGACGAAAGGAGAGGAAAAAAAGCTTTACTTTATCTGCCTTGTCCTGTCGAATTCACGGTATAAAACAGTGATGTGGTGGGATCGGCCGTTTACGACGAAAGACGTTATCCAGGCGCATGAGACATTCTTTGAACAACTTGATGGAATGCCTGAAGAAATCGTTTATGACCAGGATCGTGTCATTCTTGTCGATGAAAATGCCGGCGACCTCATTTTTACAGCAGACTTTCAGAAGTATCGAGAGGAACGGGGATTCCGGGTTTATATGTGCAAGAAAGCTGATCCGGAGTCAAAAGGACGAGTTGAAAATGTTGTGGGATTCGTCAAAAATGGTTTTGCCAAACATCGTGTTTTTGACAACATTGATAAATGGAACGAGACGTGTCAGGAATGGCTGGATCGAACCGGTAACGGCAAAATACACAATACAACAAAAAAGAAACCGGACACGGTGTTTCAAATAGAAAAGAAACACTTGCGCCCAGTCATTCCTAAAGCAAATATACTTAAAAAAGATGATTTTAGTATAACAGTAACGGTGAGGAAGGACAACACTATCCTATACGATGGCAATCGTTATTCCGTGCCACTTGGTACCTATCAACATGGGGAGTCCAATCAGGTTCATCTTTTAAATAAAGGTGAGATACTGACCGTGATTGACGGAAACGGCGAGATCATCGCTGAACACAAAATCGATAACCGAAAAGGAGAACTCATTCAAGCGTCTAATCATCGCAGGGATCGTTCAAAGGATATTGAAGCCTATATCCAAAGCTTGGCTTCACGTTTTGAAAATCCGAATCGGGCGACGACTTATTTGGGGGAAATTCGTAAATGTTACCCACGTCACGCTAGAGACCAGCTCCAAGTCATAGCGAAATGCACGAAAAACAGCGATAGCCAGCGAATGGAACAGGCATTAATAATGTGTGTGGATAATAGATTATATTCCGGAAATGATTTTCGAGACGTCTTAAACCACCTGCATCAGGAGGAATCAGAGAGCACAGATCAGGCAATGGAGAATGACGTTTCTTCACCCGTTCATAAATCTTATGAGAATTGTCAGCCAACGACTAGGGCTTTGACCGATTATATCAGCATTCTGGAAGGAGGTTCTTCTACATGA
- the istB gene encoding IS21-like element helper ATPase IstB — protein MTSTGHLEQQLRTLRLSETAQQLPEMITEAEKQDASYQEFLARLLNYEQKRREEKRIERNMKWAAFPFHKTLEEFDVHEQTALSQKQLNQLKELTWLDQLYNLILLGPPGVGKTFLGVALGIEAIYRGYQVSFLPMGELVHILKTADVIRKSQTRKKRILKSDLVIIDDLMYMAMNQQEANLFFQLINELYDQSTIIFTSNKGPKDWGDLLGDPATTTAILDRILHRAEVIQMDGESYRMKYRKSIFGEENEQDKSVQN, from the coding sequence ATGACATCAACAGGCCATCTTGAACAGCAATTGCGCACATTACGGCTTTCAGAAACGGCACAACAACTCCCTGAAATGATTACGGAGGCGGAGAAACAAGACGCCTCCTACCAGGAGTTTCTTGCCCGTTTATTGAATTACGAACAAAAACGCCGAGAGGAGAAACGGATTGAGCGCAACATGAAATGGGCGGCATTTCCTTTTCACAAAACGTTGGAGGAATTCGATGTTCATGAACAAACAGCGTTGAGTCAAAAACAGCTGAATCAACTAAAAGAACTAACGTGGCTGGACCAACTATATAATTTAATTCTGTTGGGGCCACCCGGCGTAGGGAAAACCTTTCTGGGTGTTGCGCTGGGGATTGAGGCCATTTATCGGGGTTACCAGGTTTCGTTCCTGCCAATGGGCGAATTGGTTCATATTCTTAAAACAGCAGATGTCATTCGCAAATCGCAAACAAGAAAAAAGCGTATCCTTAAGTCGGATCTCGTTATCATTGATGACTTAATGTATATGGCCATGAATCAACAGGAGGCGAATCTGTTTTTCCAACTGATTAATGAATTATATGATCAATCTACCATCATTTTCACCTCAAATAAGGGGCCGAAAGATTGGGGAGACCTTCTTGGGGATCCGGCCACTACCACGGCCATCCTCGATCGTATTTTACATCGCGCGGAGGTAATCCAAATGGATGGGGAAAGTTACCGAATGAAATACAGAAAATCCATTTTTGGCGAAGAAAATGAACAGGATAAAAGTGTTCAAAATTAA
- a CDS encoding nucleotidyl transferase AbiEii/AbiGii toxin family protein, giving the protein MGEIKNIPASVAERLKNVAKQSGKAFDLILLLYFQERLLHRLSVSDYRDKFLLKGGLFLFSLTQFKARPTKDIDFLAKQISNDIQYIKAAFEAMCAISIEEDGVKYDVNGITVERIKEDADYEGVRVKIPASLGRMKKLLQLDIGFGDVVVPKPQDIQYPALLNMDQPLIRVYSTESVISEKFEAMISLSVANSRMKDFYDIYTLLTTENFEGRVLLEAVYETFQRRGTHIEREHPLFSTSFAEDEARIKQWKAFIRRIGSVEGMEFSIVMEGIQKFLFPIYQAVLDEKEFFQAWNCQLRKWE; this is encoded by the coding sequence ATGGGGGAAATAAAGAACATACCTGCTTCTGTAGCAGAAAGATTAAAGAATGTTGCGAAACAAAGTGGAAAGGCTTTCGATTTAATATTATTGTTGTATTTTCAGGAACGTCTTTTACATCGCCTATCCGTCTCTGATTATCGGGATAAATTCTTGCTTAAAGGCGGTCTCTTCTTATTTTCGTTAACACAATTTAAAGCAAGACCAACAAAAGATATAGACTTTTTGGCAAAGCAAATATCCAATGATATTCAATATATTAAGGCAGCGTTTGAAGCGATGTGTGCAATATCCATTGAAGAAGATGGGGTTAAATATGATGTAAATGGTATTACTGTGGAGCGGATTAAAGAAGATGCTGATTACGAAGGAGTACGTGTGAAGATTCCAGCATCGCTTGGAAGAATGAAAAAGTTATTGCAATTGGACATCGGTTTTGGTGATGTAGTTGTTCCAAAGCCACAGGACATTCAATACCCTGCATTATTAAATATGGATCAACCACTTATCCGAGTATATTCAACTGAATCAGTTATATCTGAAAAATTCGAAGCAATGATTTCATTATCGGTAGCCAATAGTAGGATGAAAGACTTTTATGACATTTATACGCTATTAACCACTGAAAACTTTGAAGGACGAGTTTTACTAGAAGCCGTATATGAAACATTTCAAAGACGAGGTACTCATATAGAAAGAGAACATCCTTTATTCTCAACTTCATTTGCGGAAGATGAGGCAAGGATTAAACAATGGAAAGCTTTTATACGTCGGATTGGATCTGTAGAAGGTATGGAGTTCTCCATAGTAATGGAGGGAATTCAAAAGTTCCTGTTTCCAATTTACCAAGCTGTTTTAGATGAGAAAGAATTTTTCCAAGCGTGGAATTGCCAACTTCGAAAATGGGAATAA
- a CDS encoding type IV toxin-antitoxin system AbiEi family antitoxin domain-containing protein, protein MNEEVKRKITDIFERQKGFARTKDLVKEGVSQHYIRKLVETGELIKIKRGLYRHVQFENNQYDEIIEVTQVIPNGVLCLLSALSFYELTTYNPWEYQIAVCRKSKKPSLPDYPPIKVFYFSDRQYEYGIEEVNIDGHMMKIYNREKTICDVIRYREKIGKDLMKEGLRNYLQLPDKNITKLVSCAEEMRIKTVLLKYLEVLL, encoded by the coding sequence ATGAATGAAGAGGTAAAACGGAAAATAACGGATATTTTTGAGCGTCAAAAAGGTTTTGCTCGGACTAAAGATTTAGTCAAAGAAGGAGTTAGTCAACATTATATTCGTAAACTCGTGGAGACTGGAGAATTAATTAAAATAAAGCGTGGTCTTTATCGTCATGTTCAATTTGAAAATAATCAATACGATGAAATAATTGAAGTGACTCAAGTTATTCCTAATGGTGTGCTATGCCTCTTATCAGCATTGTCATTTTACGAGTTGACAACTTATAATCCTTGGGAGTACCAAATTGCCGTTTGTAGAAAATCGAAGAAGCCAAGTTTGCCTGATTATCCACCTATTAAAGTTTTTTACTTCTCCGATAGGCAGTATGAGTATGGCATTGAAGAAGTGAATATTGATGGACATATGATGAAGATCTATAATCGAGAGAAAACGATTTGTGATGTCATACGGTATAGGGAAAAAATCGGGAAAGATCTTATGAAAGAGGGACTGCGTAATTATTTGCAGCTTCCAGATAAAAATATTACAAAATTGGTTTCTTGTGCAGAAGAAATGCGTATTAAGACGGTTTTATTAAAATATTTAGAGGTGCTTTTATAA
- a CDS encoding restriction endonuclease yields the protein MKKKDRKLISSTISGLFMIISLYLYWIVFDSNNMYILFGIILATPFIEAMTYRMLPKNKKSNKKARSRIKHNSKKPKGRANFNRMREDHEIISSPLHDLSWREFERICYLYFKARGHKPKETSNGADGGVDLIIYNRYHKANEAVQIKHYLSSGNQITVKEIRELNSAKRNHNCVLARFITSSGFTQDALREADRYRIQCSNIDWVMNHIEKWRKTELEKMSS from the coding sequence TTGAAAAAGAAAGATAGAAAATTAATATCGAGTACTATTTCAGGACTCTTTATGATAATTAGCTTGTATCTTTATTGGATTGTCTTTGACAGCAATAATATGTACATATTATTTGGTATAATCCTTGCAACCCCATTTATTGAGGCGATGACATATAGAATGTTACCTAAAAATAAAAAGTCTAACAAAAAGGCAAGGTCTCGGATCAAGCATAATTCGAAAAAACCCAAGGGTCGAGCAAACTTTAATAGAATGAGAGAGGATCATGAAATCATAAGTTCTCCGCTACATGATCTTTCATGGCGGGAATTTGAGAGAATTTGCTATCTTTACTTTAAAGCTAGAGGACATAAGCCAAAAGAAACATCCAATGGAGCTGACGGCGGAGTTGACCTGATTATTTATAATAGATATCACAAAGCTAATGAAGCGGTACAAATCAAACATTATCTATCATCAGGAAACCAAATAACCGTCAAGGAAATTAGGGAACTTAACTCAGCAAAAAGAAATCATAATTGTGTTTTAGCAAGATTTATAACAAGTTCTGGATTTACTCAAGATGCGTTAAGAGAAGCGGATAGATATAGAATCCAATGTAGCAACATAGACTGGGTAATGAATCATATAGAAAAGTGGCGTAAAACAGAGTTAGAAAAGATGTCCAGTTGA
- a CDS encoding type II toxin-antitoxin system PemK/MazF family toxin has translation MSSKHKRRGWLIKTEKILMDNDPDDTLNFAEWTWKKAHLRYKERDKYKDESVYFRGVYWTHLGYNVGREQDKHRPVVVVRTEKNSPVCAVVPLTTQRLNDDLWYHIDLDGFDNTALVEHFRVISKDRIDNQMRKRGKYAKVETEDMKKIKREIKRMYASGI, from the coding sequence ATGTCATCTAAACATAAAAGAAGGGGTTGGCTTATCAAAACTGAAAAAATCCTTATGGATAATGATCCGGATGATACTTTAAATTTTGCTGAATGGACGTGGAAAAAGGCTCACTTACGTTATAAAGAAAGAGATAAGTATAAAGACGAATCTGTGTATTTTCGAGGCGTTTATTGGACTCATCTAGGTTATAATGTTGGAAGAGAACAGGACAAGCATCGTCCCGTTGTTGTTGTTAGGACTGAAAAAAATTCACCAGTTTGTGCTGTAGTTCCTTTAACGACACAACGTCTAAATGATGATTTATGGTATCATATTGATCTTGACGGTTTTGATAATACTGCTCTCGTAGAGCATTTTCGTGTAATCTCCAAAGATCGAATCGATAATCAAATGAGAAAAAGAGGGAAATATGCAAAGGTGGAAACCGAAGATATGAAAAAAATAAAGCGCGAAATCAAACGTATGTATGCATCAGGTATTTAA
- a CDS encoding IS256 family transposase, translating to MSHLTTDLLEGLAQKQDIEEIFRHHLETAINQLLKHELTAFLDYEPYEQAGVNSGNSRNGFYDRTFKTEYGSLELHIPRDRNGSFQQQTLAPYKRSNDTLEQFVIHLYEKGITTDEIADLIEKMYGQHYSKQTVSNLTQLVSEDVQAFHERTLERRYVCIYLDATQIPIRRQSVEKESVYIAIGIAEDGGKEVLDFTIAPTESANVWEELVQHLSERGVEHVLLFISDGLNGMTDALHRVYPKAKHQVCCVHVSRNIANKVRVKDRAAILDDFKAIYEAEDRQQALSALDQFQNKWHKTYPRAVDAVMRQDRLLTFYDFPVSIRSSIYTTNLIEGFNKEIKRYVKRKEQFPNEDALERFLVTQFLDYNHKFGMRCHKGFGKAKPELLQMFEALENQA from the coding sequence ATGAGTCATCTTACTACAGATTTGCTAGAAGGACTAGCCCAAAAGCAGGATATTGAAGAAATTTTTCGCCATCACTTGGAAACAGCCATCAATCAGCTTTTAAAACACGAATTAACGGCTTTCCTGGACTATGAGCCTTATGAGCAGGCCGGCGTTAACTCCGGTAATTCCCGTAACGGGTTCTATGACCGAACGTTCAAAACGGAATACGGCAGCCTTGAGCTGCATATTCCCAGAGACCGCAACGGTTCCTTTCAGCAACAAACGCTGGCGCCTTATAAACGTTCTAACGACACGCTGGAACAATTTGTAATCCATTTGTACGAAAAGGGCATAACGACGGATGAAATTGCTGATTTGATCGAAAAAATGTATGGTCAACATTATTCCAAACAGACCGTTTCAAATCTGACACAGCTTGTGTCAGAAGATGTTCAGGCATTCCATGAGCGAACCCTGGAGCGACGTTATGTGTGCATTTATCTGGATGCCACCCAGATCCCGATTCGTCGTCAAAGCGTTGAAAAAGAATCGGTCTATATTGCCATTGGCATTGCAGAAGATGGCGGCAAAGAAGTACTGGACTTTACCATTGCCCCAACGGAATCCGCCAATGTGTGGGAGGAGTTGGTACAGCACTTATCTGAACGCGGTGTTGAACATGTCCTTCTCTTTATTTCGGACGGCTTGAACGGCATGACAGATGCCTTGCATCGTGTCTACCCAAAAGCCAAACATCAGGTGTGCTGTGTCCATGTTTCCCGCAATATCGCTAACAAAGTTCGTGTGAAAGATCGTGCGGCTATTCTGGATGATTTCAAGGCTATTTACGAAGCTGAGGACCGCCAGCAAGCTCTTAGTGCCCTGGACCAATTTCAAAATAAATGGCACAAAACGTATCCTCGCGCTGTCGACGCAGTGATGAGACAGGATCGCTTATTAACGTTCTATGATTTCCCGGTATCCATCCGTTCCAGTATTTATACCACAAATCTCATCGAAGGATTTAACAAGGAAATCAAACGCTACGTCAAACGCAAAGAACAATTTCCCAACGAGGATGCCCTGGAACGTTTTCTGGTAACCCAATTTTTGGATTACAACCATAAATTCGGTATGCGGTGCCACAAAGGATTTGGAAAGGCGAAGCCCGAACTACTGCAGATGTTTGAAGCGCTGGAAAATCAGGCTTAA
- a CDS encoding tyrosine-type recombinase/integrase has translation MKKYLQGNKRDLLLFTLGINSALRVSDLLELKFVDIIDENLKPLDHIKLKETKTGKHNKIAISNGVKKAVVEYMKDYYKGNLSDFVFYSRKGENKPIQRAMAWKIIKGAADAVGVKDIGTHSLRKTWAYHSYKAGTDIVIIQDMLNHSSPAITLRYIGITQDEKDRAVLSLDL, from the coding sequence ATGAAAAAATATCTACAAGGTAATAAAAGGGATCTTCTATTATTTACACTTGGCATCAATTCCGCTTTGCGAGTAAGTGATTTATTAGAATTGAAATTTGTGGACATCATTGACGAAAACTTAAAACCGTTGGACCATATTAAGCTAAAAGAAACGAAAACAGGAAAGCATAACAAAATCGCCATATCAAATGGGGTGAAAAAGGCGGTAGTCGAGTATATGAAGGATTACTACAAAGGAAATTTATCTGATTTTGTTTTTTATAGTAGAAAAGGAGAAAACAAACCAATTCAACGAGCTATGGCTTGGAAGATAATTAAAGGAGCAGCGGATGCTGTTGGAGTAAAGGATATTGGTACTCACTCATTACGAAAAACGTGGGCTTATCATAGTTACAAAGCTGGTACTGATATTGTCATTATTCAGGACATGCTGAATCATAGTTCTCCAGCAATCACTTTGCGCTACATCGGTATAACGCAAGATGAAAAAGATCGGGCTGTTCTGTCATTAGATCTGTAA
- a CDS encoding tyrosine-type recombinase/integrase, with product MLFTEGQQLFKKNMTYRDMSEETIKGYMKDLRCFNQFVTNIYNCSIYLEDLTSDDVEDYMYYLLDEKELAPRSRNRYLFSLRSFLNYAVKKKWVSHNVAAEIDSVKVLQEKKVALTQEEIQQLLETMKHPVINFAIALLAYTGMRVKEAHTLKLEDIDYESNRLLANGKGKKQRFIPIADSLKPSLEDYLTNIRGDIDSEFVLATRKTGKLSAGYINNELHRATNELGWEKNVTCHALRRSFATNLLRKNVNVYAISKLLGHASLKTTTEYLQLDDNELQTAVNKL from the coding sequence ATGTTATTTACGGAAGGCCAACAATTATTTAAGAAAAACATGACATATCGCGATATGAGTGAAGAAACCATAAAGGGCTATATGAAGGATTTGCGATGCTTTAATCAGTTTGTAACAAATATTTATAACTGTTCTATATACTTAGAGGACCTTACCAGTGACGATGTTGAGGATTATATGTATTACTTGCTTGATGAAAAGGAATTGGCACCACGTAGTCGTAACCGCTATTTATTTAGTTTACGATCATTCTTAAATTATGCAGTTAAAAAGAAGTGGGTTAGCCATAATGTGGCTGCAGAAATTGATTCAGTGAAGGTTTTACAGGAAAAAAAGGTGGCTTTAACACAGGAAGAAATTCAACAACTTCTTGAAACAATGAAACATCCAGTTATTAACTTTGCTATTGCCTTATTGGCCTATACAGGTATGCGGGTCAAGGAAGCCCACACTCTAAAATTAGAAGATATTGATTATGAGAGTAATAGATTACTAGCTAACGGAAAAGGGAAAAAACAACGCTTTATCCCAATTGCTGACTCATTAAAACCATCATTGGAAGACTATCTGACTAATATCCGTGGGGACATTGATTCCGAATTTGTGCTGGCAACAAGGAAAACGGGAAAGCTATCCGCTGGATATATTAACAATGAGCTGCACAGAGCAACAAATGAGCTTGGATGGGAAAAGAATGTAACCTGTCATGCATTGCGTAGAAGTTTTGCAACAAATCTTTTACGTAAAAATGTAAATGTTTATGCTATATCAAAATTGCTTGGTCATGCATCTCTAAAAACAACAACGGAATATCTTCAATTAGATGATAATGAATTACAAACAGCAGTAAATAAGCTTTAG
- a CDS encoding helix-turn-helix domain-containing protein: MTNYLNAKENSLLTKHTDYELSGNAIYASSEEVEYYNPFAQIKDSLLEYILGKNKDYVDADFDLHTLFLNLNYNNPDQIYRFVQHFGLLYNPIFMDKELQESLISEYGIKQLRYRTGIFSHVYSENESLLMSEINNRPIYLKEFQEEIERLRMVIELYMAIQAQDITILSRNTRFMLFLENHYKHPVLNPFQELLQHSKMKANVQAVLANIDGFSVNKRDYTKQQLEEIIESTESVYKNIQQLGLEDLIIEMCIVYLEANIETALKGVSPKISFNDDGSSQQTWVFSGLLPAIYFMIHQDFISGKPFKRCHNPNCNNLFTPKPKHKIHCSNMCQSRAKTARLKLKKKDEALKLYKEGLSIDEIANKIKMERGRVSGWINKYNKDR, from the coding sequence ATGACGAATTACTTAAATGCGAAAGAAAATTCTTTGCTAACAAAACATACGGATTACGAACTAAGCGGAAATGCTATATATGCATCATCTGAGGAAGTAGAATATTATAATCCGTTTGCTCAAATAAAAGATTCACTATTAGAATATATTTTAGGCAAAAATAAGGATTACGTAGATGCTGATTTTGATTTACATACGTTGTTTTTAAATCTAAATTATAATAATCCTGACCAAATTTATCGGTTTGTCCAACATTTTGGTCTGCTATACAATCCGATTTTTATGGATAAAGAATTACAGGAAAGTCTTATCAGTGAGTACGGGATAAAACAATTAAGATACAGAACAGGGATTTTTTCACACGTGTATAGTGAAAATGAATCTTTATTAATGTCAGAAATAAACAATCGGCCAATATATTTAAAAGAATTTCAGGAGGAAATTGAAAGGTTAAGGATGGTCATCGAATTATACATGGCAATACAGGCGCAAGACATCACCATTCTATCTAGAAATACCCGCTTTATGTTGTTTTTAGAAAATCATTATAAACATCCAGTTCTTAATCCATTCCAAGAGCTTTTACAACATTCTAAGATGAAGGCAAACGTTCAAGCCGTATTAGCCAATATAGATGGTTTTTCTGTAAACAAAAGGGATTATACCAAACAACAATTGGAAGAGATTATAGAATCAACTGAAAGTGTTTATAAAAATATCCAACAACTAGGTTTGGAAGATCTTATCATTGAGATGTGTATTGTCTATTTAGAAGCAAATATTGAAACGGCATTAAAAGGAGTCTCTCCTAAAATAAGTTTTAATGATGACGGAAGTAGTCAACAAACTTGGGTATTCTCCGGCCTGCTTCCAGCAATTTATTTTATGATTCATCAAGACTTTATTTCAGGAAAACCATTCAAGAGATGCCATAATCCAAATTGCAATAACTTATTTACTCCTAAACCTAAACATAAAATTCATTGTTCGAATATGTGCCAATCACGGGCTAAGACTGCTCGTCTTAAACTGAAGAAGAAGGATGAAGCTTTAAAACTTTATAAAGAGGGTCTTTCTATTGATGAAATTGCTAATAAAATTAAAATGGAGCGCGGGCGTGTTAGCGGATGGATAAATAAATATAATAAAGACCGGTAA
- a CDS encoding helix-turn-helix domain-containing protein: MKIVLKDATQFRMTLIEKGYSQRNFSKELGTSGAYLNQIINCRKHPSPKVAKKIAEKLRLEFYDLFIIQ, encoded by the coding sequence ATGAAGATTGTGCTTAAAGATGCGACTCAATTTAGAATGACATTAATAGAAAAAGGATATTCTCAACGGAATTTTTCAAAAGAACTTGGAACAAGCGGGGCTTATCTTAATCAGATTATCAATTGCAGAAAACATCCATCGCCAAAAGTTGCAAAGAAAATTGCAGAGAAACTACGATTGGAGTTTTACGATTTGTTTATTATTCAGTAG
- a CDS encoding replication-relaxation family protein, protein MERITTLKGTGRSRLEVKESEIQYLAYLEKHRVLTLQQLHTVATELFGVILDSYSFKNRMRKFEQFKLIRSKQYADGFNGERFKYVSIGIRAVDLLIENKLLDADFNQQNIYKYIRKENLLHYLVTQQAIINILLANQRESYMYNQDIFSFSNSDYPYHDLIRKKSMVFGRNSGAQHAAISSFKNGTSQKSKSNYRTYTIIKPDWVIKLDLEEDDLPSIINIEADMGTEPLATLEEKFWKYCILAKNRSHERHLLLFVFPDKSFSNRSSFVLQKKRVKNFLNILNLQTNKKIMEEAKISVATVPLSGSAERSLLFFHGNEVKG, encoded by the coding sequence ATGGAGAGGATAACAACGTTAAAGGGAACTGGTAGAAGCAGACTTGAAGTAAAAGAATCCGAAATTCAATATTTGGCATATCTAGAGAAGCACCGTGTTTTAACTCTACAGCAACTGCACACAGTTGCAACAGAGCTGTTTGGGGTAATTCTTGATAGTTATAGTTTTAAAAATCGCATGCGTAAATTTGAACAGTTCAAACTTATTCGATCAAAGCAGTATGCAGATGGATTCAATGGCGAACGCTTTAAATATGTATCGATTGGTATAAGAGCAGTGGACTTACTAATTGAAAATAAGCTACTGGATGCAGACTTCAATCAACAAAATATCTATAAATATATTCGAAAAGAGAATCTTTTGCATTATTTGGTTACCCAACAAGCTATTATTAATATCCTTTTAGCAAATCAACGTGAAAGTTATATGTACAATCAAGATATTTTTTCATTCTCAAATTCCGATTACCCGTATCACGATTTAATTCGGAAAAAGAGCATGGTTTTTGGACGCAATAGTGGCGCACAACATGCGGCTATTTCTAGCTTTAAGAACGGAACTAGCCAAAAATCGAAAAGCAACTATCGAACTTACACCATCATTAAGCCAGACTGGGTAATAAAGTTAGATTTAGAAGAAGATGACCTACCAAGTATTATTAATATCGAAGCGGATATGGGAACAGAGCCTTTAGCGACTTTGGAAGAGAAGTTTTGGAAATACTGTATATTGGCTAAAAACAGATCCCATGAACGACATCTTTTACTATTTGTCTTTCCAGATAAGTCCTTTTCAAACCGCTCATCCTTTGTACTACAAAAAAAGCGGGTGAAAAACTTTTTAAACATATTAAACCTGCAAACTAATAAGAAGATAATGGAAGAAGCTAAAATTTCAGTTGCGACAGTTCCTTTATCGGGGTCTGCCGAGCGTTCCCTTTTATTTTTTCATGGTAATGAAGTTAAAGGATGA